TCGACAACTGGTTAAAAACGCAAGCTTCGAGTTCACTCAAACTTCTAACAGAAGCGTATGGAGAAGAATATCTACTTGAAGTATTGAAAATCGGACAAGAGAAGATGGAAAGAAATCCGAAATATCAAAATTTATTAAAATCTCATCGAGAAAAAGGTAAAAAGACTTTTGAAATTCCCATTCATGAGATTCCTTTTTGAAAAAAGTGAAACTTTAAAATTGAAAACGAAACCTAATTCGTTTGAAGAATCCTGGAAAGTTCGTTTTTAGTTCGAAACCGAATCAAAAATGAAAAAAGGCTTCAATTTTTGAATCAGACCCGAGAGAAACTTGAACAAAACCTTCTAAAATCGTTCTTGCTGAATCACTTTTTCAAAAAAAGCGAAACTTTACTGGAACCTTACTGAAACAATAACGGAACTTTAGAGAGACTTTAAAAAACAAAGACTCGCTAATTACGTAAGAATTTTTGAATGAATCGCGGATTCGGGAAAACACTAGCATTTACTAACATCTATCAAAATTTCATCGGAAAGGAACCAAGTTTTACGGCTAAAGACGGAAGCGGCCGCTTGATTTTTGTATTATTACATTTCAAACGGGACTTGTTCGGAACATATGATTTCCCAAAGTGAACTTGTTCGATACTTGTGTGGAACTTGTTCGGAACATATCGTATTTCAAAATGAACTTATTCGACACTTGTTCGGTATCTGTGTGAGACTTGTATGGAATCTAAAGGATGAAAAGGGAGCGAGAACGAACGCGAAACGGCTTTGATTTGCGTTTTATCGCATTTCAAACGGGTTTTGTTCAAGCTCTGTTCGGGTTCTGTTCGAGCCCTATCATATTTTAAACTGGTTCTATTCGAGTTCTGTTCGGGTCTTGTCCGAGCCCTATGAGGCTTTTTAATCCGGCAGAAAGCAAGAATACGGTCTTGAATCGGTGAATCCTTGCAGAATACGAATTGGGACCGGGAAACGAGCAAGACTCTTGCCTGTATTCTTGAAAAACCTGAAGAAATCCGAAGTTTTCCGCAATTTCAGAGTTTGAAAGGTTGAACTTGGAAATTGGATCTCCAATATTTCCGGAATTTAGAATGAAAACCTAAAAAATGTTTCGTTTATTTCCGTTTTTTTCGGAAATCACATGAAGGAATTTGAATATTTCCAAAGTGTTCTTAGGGAAATTTTCTTGTGTATTTTCAAAAACGGTCTAAGGGGATTTTTTTTCGGAGGCGTCAACGATTAGGAGCTAAAACGGTTCGGATCGGGGAACGCTCTTGGAATTTTGCGACTTTGACGGGAAAAGGCTTAGGGCACGCTAGTCACGATCCATCCAAATTCTTCGTCTTCGATCCACTCGCTGTAACTGAACAGCAAGGTTCCCTTGGGGATGGTCTTCGTTGCGAAGGTTCCGTTTTCCCCGAATTTGTTGATTCGTTTTTCGATCATGCAGAAAGATCCCTGCGTTTATTGCCAATGGCAAAATTTTTATCTATCAAGAATGGTATAAAAAAAACTTCAATTAAAATACTTAATCCGAGTAATATTTAGTGCAAGTTCTTGCCGACTTGTCTCGTAAGGAAAACCCATTCTAAAAACATAAATAAATTTTCCAAGATCAACTTTCGAGGGGCTAAAGGCTTCAAGAAAGTCTTTCCTTCTTCTGTTTGAGACGAACCCATTCGTAAAATCTTGAAATTATTTTCGTTAATTTCTAGAACAAGAGGAACTTGCGAAAGAGCCGATTCCAATGTTTGGATTTTTCTAGTTTCGACCGGGACTTTGCCTGTCTCTAAAAAACGAATCGTCGAAAATCGATCTTTGATTTTTCCTTGGATAAGTTTCGCTTGTTCTTCGAAGTTCGTTCTCTCTTTGGAAAAAGAACCAAAGTCCGTAAAGATCGAAAAATTTTTTACGACATCGGAAGTTTTTCCGAATGGTCGACTAAAATCGGATAAACTTTTTTACCGTCGAATCTTTCGAAACAGCAAATTGCTCCTTGTTTCATCGGATCTAAAAGTGTGATAATTGATAGGACCGAATTCGATTTTTTTAGCGGGCTTGGAGACCGATTTGAAAATACCGATCGATCGGGCTAAATATATGTATAGCCGTTCATTAATGCGACATGAACTTGCGTTGAAATTTTACAAAAAAATTCTTCCAAAGATCAGAACTAGAAACTTCGTAGAATGATTCAAATCGCCGATTCGATCCAAAATTTCGATCGTTTCCCTTTAGGAAATTTTTTTGAATGAGACTTTTTAGAAAAATAAGACCGGAAGAAACTCCGGATACTCTCACTCATCTTTATCTCAATCCGGAAAATTCTTCCTGGGCAAATCTGGGTTACTGGAAAGACACGACGGATTATCCGACTGCCTGTAAGGCGTTGGCTCGACTTTTAGGTGAAAGAGCGGATCTCAAACGGGGACTCAAGGTATTGGACTTAGGTTTCGGATGCGGGGATCAGTTCTTTGTCTGGAAGGAGGAATTTTTCCTAGACTTTGCCGATCTTATCGGAGTCAACGGTTCCTCGGTGCAAGTGGGGTTTGTAAAAAATCTGTTCGAGTCTCGATCGGATATTTTACCTGGACTGATTTGTTCTCCCGTCGAAGCGGCGATCGTTTCTTTTCCGCATCGCTTCTTCGATCGAATCCTTTGTTTGGACAGCGCTTCTTTTTTCTCCGATCGAAAAGAATTTTGCAGACAAGTCTTTCGTGTATTAAAACCCGGAGGTAGGTTCGTTTCCGCGGAGTTGGTCTTAAAAAATTCTAGATTGGGAATTCTAGACTCTCGGCTGAGAGATCTAGTTTGTACATTGAGTTCTATTCCTAAAAATAATCGAGTCACACCCGATTCCCTTTCCCAACTTTTAAAGTCTTCCGGATTCGTATCGGATGGTTTCGATTTTTTAGAAGAAGATGTCTTCGGAGGATTCTCGAGTTTTCTCAAAAAGAAAATGAAAGAGCCCCGCATCCCGCAAAGAATCGCTCGTAAGTATTCCCGTTTTGCGGAATTTCTAGGCGGGGAAAGAATGAAAAGATACTTTCAATTTGTTCTTTACGCGGCCGTGAAACCGGATTAAGAACGCATCGAATTCTCAACCCAACGTCTTACGTCCAAGGAAGTGGACACTCCCGCTTCTAAAAGAGGAATTCCGTACCTCGCATAAGAGCCGCAAAACCAGATTTTTCTTCCCGGTTGTTCCTGAAGGGTCTTCAATTCTTCGGTGGTCTTTCGATTTTTCAGATCGATGATCGGTCTCTCAAATCGGGAACGGGAAATCAGTGTGCCTTGCTTAGGTTCTTCCAAAGGATTCCAGGTTTGAAAAATTTCGATCTTTCCGATTTCGGGAAGCACTTTGTTCAATCGAAT
The nucleotide sequence above comes from Leptospira weilii. Encoded proteins:
- a CDS encoding class I SAM-dependent methyltransferase, with the translated sequence MRLFRKIRPEETPDTLTHLYLNPENSSWANLGYWKDTTDYPTACKALARLLGERADLKRGLKVLDLGFGCGDQFFVWKEEFFLDFADLIGVNGSSVQVGFVKNLFESRSDILPGLICSPVEAAIVSFPHRFFDRILCLDSASFFSDRKEFCRQVFRVLKPGGRFVSAELVLKNSRLGILDSRLRDLVCTLSSIPKNNRVTPDSLSQLLKSSGFVSDGFDFLEEDVFGGFSSFLKKKMKEPRIPQRIARKYSRFAEFLGGERMKRYFQFVLYAAVKPD